In the Corythoichthys intestinalis isolate RoL2023-P3 chromosome 12, ASM3026506v1, whole genome shotgun sequence genome, one interval contains:
- the LOC130926714 gene encoding uncharacterized protein LOC130926714 produces the protein MSQQEVSPPISQVVTRSEASHSHSSRRSRTSQAAAQARADAEAAYARARYAKRQIDMEVEKARIEATLHALKTEGEAEAALAAAKVWEATFEEEERAKVDLSEQGVFSKTPPSIRRAQEYVHAHFDDQRVQADGTQTPNNEHLVRHNDSQQPENSPKSAGAFPHVRHIDIADEEHLQSHRARTDISHQPTPSATPQSELSNLAAYLARRDLLTSGFKVFDNRPESYLSWKSMFCNATEGLNLKPSEELDLLTKWLGGESLQHAQRIRAVHVSNPQAGLQRLWQRLDKTYGSPEVIESSLFQRLQTFPRISNKDTHLLQELADLLLELSYAKSESYLPGLSFLDTPRGINPIVEKLPYGLQESWVTQGTKYKRENGAVYPPFSYFVRFVNDYAEMRTDPSFMLQCSNVINPRVDKTSVRRDKYRVPLAVNKIEISPAKLTAPDPDKQCPIHQKPHSLVKCRGFRMKTLDERKNILKEHAICFKCCASTNHRARDCKAIIQCSECDSDAHVSAMHVGPPPWTPQDFNPPTQSHGGESEGPNPVNTASCTEVCGQGVKGKSCSKICLVNVYRRTSPEKKKRVYAMLDDQSNSSLARSAFFDMFNVQGTIFPYTMRTCAGLSETRGRKADGFIVEDVDGKVSMMLPTITECDQIPDNRDEIPSPEVAAAHPHLRSIASQIPPLDPSADILLLLGRDIIQAHKVRGQEPFQPKIVL, from the exons atgtctcagcaagaagtttcaccacctatcagccaagtggtcaccaggtcggaggccagtcattctcattcttcacgccggtccagaacgagtcaagctgctgcacaagcacgagcagacgccgaagctgcctacgccagagcacggtacgccaaacgccaaatcgacatggaggtcgagaaggcacgcatcgaggcaacactacacgctctgaagacggaaggtgaagcagaagcagcgctcgccgcagctaaagtttgggaggcgactttcgaagaagaggagcgcgccaaagtcgacctcagcgagcaaggggtattttccaagacacccccctccatcaggcgtgcacaagagtatgtgcatgctcactttgacgaccagcgtgtccaagcagatggcacacaaacgccaaacaatgagcacctggttaggcacaatgactctcaacaaccagaaaatagcccaaaatcagcTGGTGCTTTTCCACATGTGCGTCACATCGACATCGCTGACGAAGAGCATCTCCAATCTCATCGTGCGAGAACGGACATCTCACACCAGCCTACTCCTTCAGCAACCCCACAAAGTGAACTGTCCAATTTAGCAGCCTATCTAGCACGGCGTGATCTGCTGACATCGGGGTTCAAGGTTTTCGACAACCGGCCAGAGTCCTACCTGTCCTGGAAGTCCATGTTCTGCAACGCGACGGAAGGCCTCAATCTCAAGCCCAGCGAAGAGctcgaccttctcaccaagtggctcggcggggagtctcttcaacacgctcagaggatcagggcggtccacgtgagtaatccacaggcaggtctccaacgtctgtggcagcggctagacaagacttatggctctccagaggtaattgaatcctcactcttccaacggttgcagacttttccaagaatctccaacaaagacactcacttactgcaggagcttgctgatcttctgttagagctatcgtatgccaaaagtgaaagttatttgccgggtcttagctttctcgaCACACCAAGGGGCATAAACCCGATAGTTGAAAAACTCCCATATGGACTCCAGGAGTCATGGGTTACACAAGGTACCAAATACAAAAGGGAAAACGGTGCAGTCTATCCACCTTTTTCGTATTTTGTGCGGTTCGTAAATGACTACGCTGAAATGAGAACAGACCCTAGCTTTATGTTACAGTGTTCAAACGTAATAAATCCAAGGGTTGATAAGACATCAGTAAGACGAGACAAATACAGAGTTCCACTAGCAGTGAATAAAATAGAGATCAGTCCGGCTAAATTGACAGCACCCGATCCAGACAAACAATGTCCTATCCACCAAAAACCTCATTCACTCGTCAAATGCAGGGGGTTTAGAATGAAAACACTAGACGAAAGAAAGAACATTCTcaaagagcacgccatttgttttaaatgttgtgcgtccacaaatcacagggctcgagactgtaaagctattatccaatgctcagaatgtgatagcgatgctcatgtgtctgccatgcatgtcggtccacctccatggacacctcaagactttaatcccccaacccagagtcacggcggggagtctgagggcccaaatcctgtgaacacagccagttgcacagaagtatgtgggcaaggcgtaaaaggaaaatcatgctcaaagatctgtttagttaatgtatatcgccgaacttctccagaaaagaaaaagagggtatatgccatgttggatgatcagagcaattcatccttagccagatctgcgttttttgacatgtttaatGTGCAAGGTACCATATTCCCATACACCATGAGAACATGTGCAGGTTTATCAGAGACACGAGGTCGCAAAGCTGATGGCTTTATTGTAGAAGATGTAGATGGTAAGGTCTCCATGATGCTGCCTACAATAACAGAATGTGATCAGATTCCAGATAATAGAGACGAAATTcccagccctgaggtagcagcagctcaccctcatttgcgatcaatcgcttcacagattcctcctctcgacccatcggcagacattcttctgctcctgggaagggacatcattcaggctcataaagttcgtggtcag GAGCCTTTCCAACCGAAGATCGTGCTGTAG